In the Salvia miltiorrhiza cultivar Shanhuang (shh) chromosome 8, IMPLAD_Smil_shh, whole genome shotgun sequence genome, caagaaaaaaaaCCTTATCCATTCTGCAATAGTATACTTACAAGAGAGCAACTATACAGCAATAATTAACATctccttcaaaaaaaaagtaaaagtaaatttattgaataaatCACAAGGCCGCATTCTAGAAACTTCACAAGCTCCTAGAGTAGCACAACCAAGcccatttcttcttcttcttcctctagCTAGTCACTCTTGaaattcaagtaaaaaaaagaagaatctTGAAAATGGGTGGCAGCCGCTGGATCAGACCTGAGGTGTGTAAAGATTCATTCTTTTTAGGTGTTTCGAATTGATTTAATGGAATTTTTTAAATCTGGTGTATAATTTAAGGGATTTTTTTTGCATGTGTGTGTTTTTAGGTGTATCCACTGTTTGCAGCTATGGGGATTGCTGTGGGCATCTGCAGCTTCTCTCTGGTCCGCAACATCTGCATCAACCCTGAAGTCcggtactctctctctctctacaaaaATATGTATtctgtagatatatatatttcattgtATGTATATGTGAGGAAGATAAATAAATCTGTGATGAAGTTGTTTGAAGAGGAAATGGTTAATTGCAaattgagtattttttaagCGTTTTTGCAAAATTAAACCCAACTTTTAAAGCTTTGTGAATGTTGAAACCTTTCGATCTGTAGCAAATTCGTCCTTCTCAATTTGCAAAAAATAGATTGGGTTTTTATTTGCAATTAACCCAAGAGGAAATTGAACTTCTTTGACTCTTTGTTTATTTGGAAAATTTAACCTCATGTTTTCTTGGTGTGTGGAAGAAGAAgtattacttatttatttatttattactaatgCTTGGACTTAAAATATGACTATATGAGACTTAGGTTTGGAACTTTAATTAAGTGGGAGATTTTGAAAGAAGTTGTGGTTGCTTTCTTCATGCAGTTTATACTCTAGAAGACAAATTTCAGCCTTTCATTGTGAATTAATTGATCAAGATTTAGTGTTCTTGATTTCTGTCTTTTGATTGCTTGTTTCAGGGGATAGTTATGAAATTCAAACATGTTTCAAACACAATGCTAACTTTGTCATCTTAGGcgtatttatttgaattattttcaTGGATTTTAGCAAGATTGAGGCTCATGGTTCTTGCAATTTCTTGATTGTCATCTACATGCTCCCTTTTCAATATCTgagattttataaaattattataagaaaatgtgggataaaaaaagataagaaaatttTATCATAGTTCCCATCTTTTTTTTACATCATGTTCTCTCATATTGCCAATGAGGCACCCGAAACTGTCCTTTATGAGAGGTTTTGGGTTTAATTCCGTCTGCGTGTGGTGATATTTTTCTACCTTGGGTGTGGTGTTGTATTCTCGATTGCGTGCGGTGTATTTTTCCCACCGTTGTGTGGTGTTGAGCTCCCGCCTATGTGCgggttgcataattgattatatttagatacctcttgtaattctaattcaaaatatatatatatatatatatatatatatatatatatatatatatatgaatagaAGAGTAAAAATGAACTTGGGGGAAAaaattcgatatatatatatatatatatgaatagaAGTAAAAATGAACTTGGGGGAAAAAATTCGATCTTACCCATGAAAAATTATCCACCCAACGAAGTATGTGAAAAGAGTGGagaaatgatgaaaataaatgTTTCTCACCTTTTTGACATCAAAGAGAGCACACACTTATGTTTATAGTGTAACTAAATTGAGGTCATTCACTCAAAAATTCAGCCAAGTTGGGGGAAAAATcatgttcataatttttttcttgttcAAATAGATCAATCAAACAAATGGTGATAATATTTCATGGGACGTTTGCTTTTCATGATTAAGAAgatacatgattgagtatttttatcctcattacTATAATTTCTCCAATGCTACCATTTCAATGAGATATGAATTAAGTAAAATTAgcataaatgataaaaattatcAAGTGCCTTCAGATATATTCTAAAGTTTCAATCTATCAAGTAAAATTAGCTcaagtaaaattatattatttttatctgtCTAGGCTAATCGAGTGACTGTAAATAGGGTGAACAAGCAAGGCAGGGCTGCCGGAGTGTTGGAGAATTTCGAGGAAGGGAAGAAGTACTCGGAGCATGCTCTCAGGAAGTTCGTTCGCAACAAACGACCTGAGATCATGCCGTCCATCAACAGCTTCTTTGCCGATCCACAGAAGAACTAATCGGCTTCTTGAATCGTTCTCGGATGAGAGGCATCAGCATGGAAGTTTCTATGGTTCCATAGAATGTTCGCTCATTTCTCTGTCAAAGATTGTATAATGTTGTAAGATGTAATGGTGTTTGAGTGATAATAAATTCATGGATCTTGCTGCCTTGTAACTCATGATGTGATATTCAGATGTTGATGTTGGCATACGTTGTTGTTGTGGAGTGTTTTGTGTCTCATTTGGGATGTTTTTTGCACTTGTTACTTCTAATGATCAACTATGATTTGAATAGAGAAAGAGGTACGAGAATCTTGTGTTTCAGTCTcgtattttaaaggatgtttggCTGAGCTGAGtttataagagcatccgcaatgggacctccttgatagcctacttgatagtggttgtgttattgagtaggtagtgctgcattggggttccttgatagcctacttgataacattagttttgattttatgtttttcatttaaatttaattgctcaaatttaaataacacaatttatttcaaatttaaattgcattaattataaaatcctaaatattacataaaattttaataaaataaaaacaattcctaaaaattaactactctggccctagaggtccgaaacgtgtcCAAAGGTGCTCAATCAAATCATAtcggagctgagcatgtagttgtctatctcggagaaggctatcccttcgcacatattcctcgaaggacaccggtgtttgtctagcactctccgtcgaaccactgctagacgccccgtcatcatctctccagttggcagccgcttcaccttcgtgctccacaatcatgttgtggagaatgatgcaacacaacatgatgtccttcaagtgctctacgtaccaattgcgcgccggacttcgaatgattccccaccgagcttgaaggactccgaaggcgcgttccacatccttccgtgccgattcttgcatcttcttgaaccttgcctccttcggattggttgtcattgatggactcttcacgaagcaacgccactccggatatatgtcGTCGCACAAATAGTAGCCCATCCGGTATTCGCGCTGGTTGGCATGAAAGACCACCGGCGCCGCAGTTCCTCCTAAGACgtcggagaagagaggagactgattcagcacattgatgtcgttgtttgaaccagcgacgccgaagaaggcgtgccaaatccacaaatcgaaagaggcaacggcctccaatatcaaggtgggctctccctgatccccgcgtgtgtatgcgccgtgccacgcctttgggcagttcttccacgtccaatgcatgcagtctaagctcccgagcatcccgggaaaacCATGTCTCGCCTCGTGCATTCGGAGTAGGCGTTGCACGTCTGTTGGCGTTGGACGGCGCAGGTAatgggctccaaaagcccgtatgaccgccttgcagaacttctttaGACATACACGACCGGTTGAGTCCGCcactttgagatactcatcgaacacatccgcactaaccccggtggctaattggcggatagccgacgtgcatttctgcaaaggagaaagagaatctcGACCGAGTGCATCAATGCTCATATGAAAGTaaatatcttcaccttgaacagcctcgacgatgcgcaagaacagctccttctgcatgTGAAATCGACGCCGGAAAAAAGTAGGGCCGTACGTTGGATTGTCGacgaagtagtcttgcataagacgtacatgggcctcttcacgatcacggtggacgtatgatCGGGGACGTTTCGCACGCGCCGGCTCCGGCGCCGGTTGGGGGCAGTATGATTGAAGcacttgtttctgcaactcaaccaactccatgaacttttcagcgacttcgtcggaatcgggcgaagaatcatgttcaggtgacgacatttttggaagaacgaatatgatattttgcaagaaaaattgtaggaggaagaaggattgagttgtgatgaatgaaagtgagttgtgatgaatgaattGTAGGTGAATGAGTTGTAgggagaagtattatttatagagagaaaagaagataaaaaaaaaaaggaaaatggatgCAAACGGACGAAAGAGCCGTtggggaagaaaaaaaaaataaaataaaataaaattgaaaaacggTCGAAAAAGCcgttgaaaataattttttttatttatttctggcGCGTGCAGAGCACGCGCCTTCTCGAGGATAGCGCCTTCTCGAGGATACCCGATAACTCGAGAACTCCTCGAGGACCTCCCCCTCGCATCGCGCTCCTCGACTCCGCTCCTCTCCTCGAGTACTCACTCGAGTACCCgcgttgcgggtgctctaagcttctttaaaattgaaaatagagcgtaaattatttaagaaattaagtgtttggtaaaataaacttctaaataatttataatctaTACAAAAACCAGATGAGATCGAGTTTTACACAATTTTGTATGGTACCACTGTTCGTGTCCTgccattatatatattattttaataatattttttgtaaaaataaatttaaattaaatgataaaaaataatcatatatcCTTATTAGATGCAAACACCGTaattaataatgataaaattaaattaaagcataatagtaaaaataaGTTTCAGCGTCTTATAATCTCCTCAGAATATAAGTTTCTCaacactaatttatttatttttatcttataagcaacaatcattttataaatataactcTACtatagtattttaatttatctatcttcaattttttttctatctAATTAAGATTTTCCTTctctaaatataatttataagctcttgaattattatatttttataagctcttaaacatcTTAAAACATGCTTAGCCAAAGACCCTCTAAATCATAAATAGGCGTTTTATTTGAAACAATTCACAAGAAAAAGGTGAATCAAGCATATGTAGAAGCTGGAAAAATGCAACAATACGTGACATAATTAGTATACATAAAGATGGGATATTGGTGTCACAATATAATTTCCTCTTGAACACTGACATTCATAGTCTTGTTTGGAAGAACAATGCTGTTGATCACCACAACTTCATCTTCCACAGTCACTGATTCACCTGCATCAACAACATGTTCATGAGCTAAGGGTGACAGAAGGGAGTCTGACAGAAGCTCGTCGCAACGGAGAAACGTGTACCTAGAATGGTGACGCCAAGCTTCGCGTTGTGGTCTCCCGAGCCCTGAAAGAATGGAACATAATCGTTATCAACACGTTAAGCAAGAGacgcgtgcagcagcagcagcagcatacCTGGACTCTCGACCACCTTCCGATGGTAGATTTCCACCCGACAATCGAATGAATCACCACGGCGTTTTCCTTGCAAACGACAGGAAGAAACGAGCATGAACACTCGAGGATCATAGACACAAAAGTTACCCAGAAATATGAGTGATTAGTACTACCTTGATTTCGACATCATCAAGAATGATGCAGTTGACGAGCCTCACGCCAGCTCCGATCCTAGCATTAGCTGAGATCGAAGCATTGGGGCCGATCTGTTCCACGCCGGATCAGAAAACGAGTAAATATCGAAATAAGCATAAATGTTGTAAAAACTGCAGCCTACCTTAGCAGTTGGATGGACTTTTGCTGATGGATGGATGTATACATTGCCTGAAATCGCAGCCTTCTTCGTGCCGTCTCCACTGGCCAAGAGATGTGGTGAGGTGCGCCTGAACTGCGCGAGGTACAAACCCGAGCATTTCAGGGACATCCTGCACGACACAGTGCCACGTGAGATAGGATCCAAAGGCACAAGAACATTGAGTTCAAAGCGATTCTATTCCTACGTCGTTAGCTCACCCGGGAGTCTTGATCTGTTCCCAGTAATCTGTGGTTTCGTACACATAAAACTGCCTTTTCCCAGCGAGTGGTGATAGAATGTCCTGATCGAGTCTTACGAAATCTGACGGGAGGCTCCTGTTCATGAACCGGACATCAGAGACGAAGATCAACAGCTTCTCTAGCCAAACAATGCAAACTTAGAAGCAAATTTTGTGCAATTTTTCCTGAAAAGATTCCTACCTGTTTGCTGGTTGAAGCGCTTCAAAACTGGATACGCGCCTTAGGGTTGCTGAAAACTCGAAGAAACGACTAAATTAGATAACACGAAGAGCATACACCTcgtcaaaattcaaaattcagaGCAAGCCAAACTAATGAGTCTACAATCATAGCCATTACCACGAAGAACGAAGGGTGTGACTTACCTCGGTCTTTTCTTTGGGAGGAGACGCCTTGAATGGCCGTGAAGATGTCGGGCGTGAATATATACACGCCACAGTTGATACGGTCACTCACCTATTTTAACAGAGCTGGAAAAATTTATGATTGAAACAGAGACATTAGCAAGATTTGAGAAGAGTTTTACGTACAAAAGTCTCCGGCTTCTCTGTGTAGTGAAGCAACTCGTTTGTAACGGGATCAGCTACGAGCTCCCCAAACTGGCTTGCTGATTCCGGAGAAACCTGCAGAAGACGAAAAGGAAAGTATCGGCCTATATTCTATAGCGAATTTGTAACCGAGAAGGGTGTGAAGATTTTCTAAAATATCGACCTTGATCACCAAAATTGTTCCCATCCCACCGTAGCTTGTATGGGCCTCTGCACAATCAACCAAAAATTCAATATACAtacaaagcaaaaaaaaaaaaaacatcaaatgtatactatatatataggtgaTTTTGAATTACCTAGCATCTCTGCGAGAGGAAAACTGCAGCAAACATCACAATTCAGCAAGAAAATGTGAGACTGCAAGGTTTAATACACCTCCATTAACAATATTGTTCAGAAACATTCaaaagtgtatatatatatatatatatagggtgtggttataatgagaaccacacttatcgtgagaacataagaactattaaaatcaatgcatctgctatataaattaatgcattcgctattaaatttaatgcatccgaaaataataaaaattttgctcccttcaggattcgaacccaggatctgcattcatccaccaagatgatgcatccaccgtagatcttgatgatcgaatggcttaaaatggttctccgttctaattttatttagtggttcttatttgaacctctccctatatatatatatatatatatatatatatatatatataaacacgaGAATGGAGTTAGAACAAGAACCGGGCTCTCTTCCATGATTTGATCCCGGAAGTTATAAAGCCCGCCTGCTGAGCCGTGTGGTTTGTCCTCTTTCAAGTACCTACGAGAAGTTCAACACGGATCAACAAAAAAGGTCGTGGTCTAATTAACCTTTGGAAACGAGTGAAATTAAAGAGACGGTCTCGTGTAGCACTCGGAGTTACCTGACAGGAACTCTGAGCTCATTGGATATGGAAGAGACAAACAGTGCAAATTCACGCTCCTCGTAGAAACCAATGAGGTAGATCTGTGCTAGATTTGGTATCTAACACGAGCAACAACATACACGAAGAGGAGTTAGACAGTTCTCTGGCTTTCTTTGCCATTTTCACATAGTCTCAACCTCATCAATTATAGAAGAGATCGAAATGAACAATACGCCAACGCAAGTTTAAGCATACCCTTTTGCAAGCAGATATAGGATGATTAACCAttggctgcccagccaatggaaAGAGGGGTTTTGGAACATTAAGTGACAATGGCCTAAATCTGGTCCCTGCATTTCCAAAATCATCACTAAATAATCAAGAAAGAGtataaaaattcatattatTGCCCAAAAATCTCTACTTTCTCTCCTAACAAAGCCACAAAATTAACAACATGGACACCAAAAGCATAATTCAAATCACAATCATACAAAAATCAAGAATTGTTGATCATTAGGGTTTAAAGCTCTCATTATTGCCCAAAAATCTCAACTTTCCCTCCTAACAAAGTCACAAAATTAACAACATGGACACCAAAAGCATAATTCAAATCACAATTATACAAAATCAAGAATTGCTAATCATTAGGGTTTAAAGCTCTCATTGTTGCCCAAAAATCTCATCTTCCTCCCCTAACAAAACTCACAAAATCAATAACATGGACCACCAAAAACATAATCTATAAATCAAAACTATACAAAAATCAAGCATTGCTAGCTAACCATTGCAGTAAAACCATCACCAAACAATCAAGAAAGGGGATTAAAGCTCTCATTATTGCCCAAAAATCTCAAATTCTTCTCCTAACACAACTCCAAAATCAATAACATGGACACCAAAACATAATCAAATCCCAATTATACAAAAAACAATGAAGCATTGCTGATATTTAGAGTTGCATCAAGAAAGcaagaaagaaaatcaaaatATGTTACCTTTAGTGGGGCCACCCACCATGATCACAGCCACAACTCTCTCTTCTGAACTCCCCATTTTCCCAAcaccagaaaaagaaaaaagaaaaagcccCCCCAAAAACTAGATCTCTAAAACTCACTTCAACAACCTTTGTAAGAGCTATATATTTCacagattaaaaaaaatcccaGATTAGTTCAGCAACAAAACTTAgaaattaatagataaaataatcaaattaactATAAAAATCACGTGATGATTTCCAGCATCACTGTAACAGGACAAGAAATCTTGAACCAATCATGTGAACTGAAAATAAGTGAAAAATTGAACAATGAAAGAGTGCTTTCAAGATTGAGTgaacaaataaaaaaactaaatcaGTTGAAGATTTAATCTGTCAGTCAGGTAATTTTCAACTAGggttggggttggggtggggtggggtggggtgggggtggcggagTAGGGTGGCAAGTTTCCACCTCAAATTTCATGAGAGATTGGCACTTTGCTTGCATGTGGGGCATAATGCATTGCCAGCTTAAAACAAGAGTGAATGCTTCAGAGATAAGGTAAACATATACCTTAAAATCCAGTTGgataaatttcaaaatatttaatttattttattttagtgtgttttgataaaaaatttatttaattatattaaggCAATAAGAACTGATGGAATTTTTGGAGTGCTGAATATTGAATTATTGGAGGTCTAAGCTACGTCTCTAACGGTCTAACAATTATTGAAATTTGACTATAGTAAGAATTGGATGAGATTCTTGAATATTAAAAAGTGGTGGATCGCATTAAAAAatggaatttgatttgatttgtgtATGCacttatttttatgaaaaatagacctttctgtcttttgtttctttttctcttAAACAAACTTAATTTCATAATGTCAAGAAACCTCCCTACTTAATGCTTATTCATTCTCAAATGTTTAGtttctttcatttttagttAATTAGCTATAAATCatttctaaatttttttaaaagaatataatATATACTCATATTATTTCGAATTCCTAGAAACGAATTCACTAATCAACTGTCTTAATGGCGAGTAATTAATATAACAAGTGAATTACTAAAAGATTTTGACATTTTCAGCCCAAAAAATTCTTTGCATTTATTACAAACCAAGATTTCAACTTTTTCCTTTGCTCAGACTTTAATTTCCAGCTCATTTAATTCTGACGAAGTGGCTACATTTCATAATTAAACAAACTTTTGTGCTGGTGTCCATATTTACGTTTAAATACTAactaaaatttatcaatttgtaattaaaatttgattatgCATTGTGCGTCCAAATACATGTAATTTACAGAAGTGTGACTCTTCTTAAAATTAGTCCCACATTTTTTTCTCttcgaattttattttaatttggctAATATCGAGCCAATTTGTTTGAAGAAAATCTATGATTCCGTTTCAATTACTGCGACTATAATTTACGTATGTTTGTACTTcacaaaaataaatcacaagTTGGATTGATAGATCTATATTCTATTTCGCAATCGAAGGTTTTGATCAATTTGGTAAATTCAAGTTGATCTGATTTACCATTTAtcaattttgaattaaatattcaaaatgTCACTTGAAAAAACTAGCTTAATAAGTAAACACATTACAATAATTAGATGTCGCCAAGGCTCCTTACCTTTCAATTACCTCGGTATTAAAGTGGGTAGCAAGGGCAAAAAGGTTGCTGATTGGAAatacttggttgagaaggtgagaaagaaaatcgattcgtggaaaaatgggaagttctctctcgcgggccgagttaccttggtgaaggctgtgcttcaatctataccgatttaccagctctcttttacctgtttaccaaaatcaattgtgagttccctaaatgctttacttggtaattttctgtggggagggggttctagtaaaagtgcgattgcttgggtgaaatggaaggtgctttgtgcttcaaaagatgaaggaggcttggggcttaaaaatattgagtggtttaatcaggcacttgtcgttaaatggttgtggcggtaccttactggaagggacatgctttgggctaaaattgttaggtccatttatggtgaggttgagtggggagagacaggtctggaaaacgcggggaaaggtagatttagagatgggtggtggccgaagatcgtttctgcggcgggaggggcgagcaatttttggtttgttcaaaatttgaagccaaaggtgggggatgggaagacctttaaattctggactcagtggtgggttggacaaaagccgttgaagtttacttttcctagactttttcagttgagtgctaataaagaagctgcaatctgtgaagttggggaatggactgatactggatggtgttgggatttaaggtggagaagagagctatttgagagagagagggaaggagtttcggagttgcttagccttgtttctggtactaacctgtgtgcaggtaacaaggacggatggacatggagtggcgacatcgggagaggctttacaaccaagtccgcttatgaagctattaaagatcaagcaaaagagactacggaggcggtggaggaaactgatatgagtacgaaggtgtggaagatccctattccaaacaaagtcaagcttaccgcatggagaattttgaagaacagaattccgacgtgtgacaatctctcgagaagaaatgtgatgttgtgtGAAGTCGAGGTGGGATGTAATGTCTGTTTTCATCGGCAGGAATCCACGAATCACTtgttgatccactgtccaaagacctcaaaggtatgggaagcaatctttcaatggctcggagttagcatggcac is a window encoding:
- the LOC130999274 gene encoding uncharacterized protein LOC130999274 — protein: MGSSEERVVAVIMVGGPTKGTRFRPLSLNVPKPLFPLAGQPMVNHPISACKRIPNLAQIYLIGFYEEREFALFVSSISNELRVPVRYLKEDKPHGSAGGLYNFRDQIMEESPSHIFLLNCDVCCSFPLAEMLEAHTSYGGMGTILVIKVSPESASQFGELVADPVTNELLHYTEKPETFVSDRINCGVYIFTPDIFTAIQGVSSQRKDRATLRRVSSFEALQPANRSLPSDFVRLDQDILSPLAGKRQFYVYETTDYWEQIKTPGMSLKCSGLYLAQFRRTSPHLLASGDGTKKAAISGNVYIHPSAKVHPTAKIGPNASISANARIGAGVRLVNCIILDDVEIKENAVVIHSIVGWKSTIGRWSRVQGSGDHNAKLGVTILGESVTVEDEVVVINSIVLPNKTMNVSVQEEIIL
- the LOC130999272 gene encoding uncharacterized protein LOC130999272, with protein sequence MGGSRWIRPEVYPLFAAMGIAVGICSFSLVRNICINPEVRVNKQGRAAGVLENFEEGKKYSEHALRKFVRNKRPEIMPSINSFFADPQKN